The following proteins come from a genomic window of Lytechinus pictus isolate F3 Inbred chromosome 1, Lp3.0, whole genome shotgun sequence:
- the LOC135155501 gene encoding uncharacterized protein LOC135155501: protein MTVTPSVYILECEQCDDRDNVFGGGGGGGSVGNGNGGGGGGGDGSAGCGSGGGDDDVGDDGSGKKDGGYDDGCGGCCSSGSGDGDAGGDDDDGRGGYGGAVDHMHEMRPTTYRPNIFDGEQYDDGDNYFDGGGGGGGGSGDCGAGCDGGGVDDGVGDDSNGKRDDGDAGGGNDDVGDDDDGYYGSGVHGGAGGDGGGGGAR from the exons ATGACAGTTACGCCTAGCGTGT aTATATTGGAATGTGAACAGTGCGACGATAGGGATAATGTttttggtggtggtggaggtggtggtagTGTTGGtaatggtaatggtggtggtggtggcggtggtgatggtagtgctGGTTGTGGTAGTGgagggggtgatgatgatgttggcgatgatggtagtggtaaaaaagatggtggttatgatgatggttgtggtggttgTTGTAGTAGTGGCAGTGGCGATGGTGATGCTGGtggtgacgacgatgatggtcGTGGTGGTTATGGTGGTGCTGTTGACCATATGCATGAGATGAGACCAACTACTTATAGACCAa ATATATTTGATGGTGAACAGTACGATGATGGGGATAATTATTTtgatggtggtggcggtggtggtggtggtagtggtgattgTGGTGCAGGTTGTGATGGTGgaggtgttgatgatggtgtcGGCGATGATAGTAATGGTAAaagagatgatggtgatgctggtggtggtaatgatgatgttggtgacgatgatgatggttattatGGTAGTGGTGTTCATGGTGGTGCTGGtggcgatggtggtggtggtggtgcacgatga